A genomic segment from Antedon mediterranea chromosome 6, ecAntMedi1.1, whole genome shotgun sequence encodes:
- the LOC140052441 gene encoding uncharacterized protein: MFADDTKMFNVVYENRNDTVQNDLKALSDWSKRWQLKFNINKCKVIHYGNSNPQMQFTMPTEEGDEDLPNANTEKDLGVTFDQSLKFSLHTNEAVNKANRLIGLVRRSFAYMDKDMFLPLYKSIIRPHLEYASCIWYPLLKGDLDKLERVQRRATKIVKKLRDKSYDQRLKELGLPTLNYRRRRADIIQVFKIIKGLDDIEAETFFDFREDSRTRGHQFKLRKPRARLKIRSHSFSCRIVNTWNNLYHTTVQAENINAFKDQLNKDRAMGDKFCYQF, encoded by the coding sequence ATGTTTGCAGATGACACTAAGATGTTTAATGTTGTGTATGAAAACAGAAATGATACTGTTCAAAATGATCTCAAGGCATTATCCGATTGGTCTAAAAGATGGCAGCTGAAattcaacattaataaatgtaaagtaaTACATTATGGAAATTCAAATCCACAAATGCAATTCACTATGCCAACAGAGGAAGGTGACGAGGATCTGCCAAATGCCAATACTGAAAAGGACCTTGGAGTTACTTTTGATCAGTCTTTAAAATTTTCACTACATACGAATGAAGCTGTAAATAAAGCAAATAGACTCATTGGATTGGTAAGGCGATCTTTTGCTTACATGGATAAGGATATGTTCCTGCCCctttataaaagtataattcGACCTCATCTGGAATACGCAAGCTGTATATGGTACCCTCTCCTAAAAGGTGATTTGGATAAGCTTGAAAGAGTGCAGCGTAGGGCcactaaaattgtcaaaaagttAAGAGATAAATCTTACGATCAGAGATTAAAAGAGCTTGGATTACCTACACTGAATTACAGAAGAAGGAGAGCGGACATTATACAagtgtttaaaattatcaagGGCTTGGATGATATTGAAGCCGAAACCTTTTTTGACTTTAGAGAGGACAGTAGAACAAGGGGCCATCAATTCAAATTAAGAAAGCCAAGAGCCCGACTGAAAATCAGAAGCCACTCCTTTTCATGTAGAATCGTCAACACATGGAACAATCTATACCACACTACAGTACAAGCAGAAAACATAAATGCATTCAAGGATCAACTAAACAAAGACAGAGCAATGGGAGATAAATTTTGCTACCAATTCTAG